A stretch of the Epinephelus fuscoguttatus linkage group LG2, E.fuscoguttatus.final_Chr_v1 genome encodes the following:
- the LOC125899631 gene encoding aggrecan core protein-like encodes MRWIVLLSVCLHVISATFDYIYEEHSFMDPEDVLSVSIPLEEPQRPLLGATIVLPCYFEDHTVPDPGAPTIAPLAHRIKWSLVTKEKVTTILVALEGEVRISESYLDRVHLVGYPMTSTDASIKISELRSSDSGVFRCEVQHGIEDSHDTVHVQVQGIVFHYRAIMGRYSLTFEKATAACAQNNAVMASPEQLQAAYDDGFHQCDAGWLSDHTVRYPIRDPRVNCYGDKEDLPGVRTYGVRDLNETYDVYCFAEKMTGRVFYTASAEKFTFSEAVVACSNQGAQLASTGQLYLAWQGGMDVCNAGWLGDRSVRYPINIRRPQCGGGLLGVRTVYLHTNQTGYPLPESRYDAFCYTESPDEEGSGIIEEGSGVLSVTAVTQSPEVFFRRTTTESEAIGEVETQQPTVVDFTYTESPTELPLPQPPNVTEIITDLIEAATARPDTGRELSRAFVIPPTGVVFHYRSGSGRYAFTFVEAQLACQSVGASMATPEQLQAAYKAGYHQCDAGWLLDQTVRYPIVSPREKCAGDLGEQPGVRSYGLRPADEKYDVYCYIDGLKGEVFHVGSAEGFTYDEAASSCHEQNAVLASPGELYVAWKMGFDKCRTGWLVDGSVRYPINNPRTECGSGRSGVHTVHAHNNQTGFPGLNDRFDAYCFRADIQLIANETGLNITDIEEALLNLTSITDLLRPAVPSIVSPIPVETSGSGSGSADFGSGSAVDGFSGGPSGDLCGSGDLSASGDLAGSASAELPSGSSGLGSADASGSAVSGEGSGITVVFSGIDSIVSGEGSASGGFQEVGEGSAEILIFPSSGAGSGVLSGSGDVSGSGFGSAESGSSTDSSGGSGQFVDFSGFSGFPSGFSSGSASGQSGDLSGSGDTQILLIDGELIDASSTPTTHREYELGGGQLAFSGSGDFSGSGFPSGDLSGSASGSGFGFTSGVTFVGSGLTELTVSSSGEQEASGFLLYSSGQGSGTHLSGFGSETFISGSGSGMSGSESSASGEESSVTFLSGDFLTEASGDATLSMELGQGSVEYSGEGSGSSSGFYSGSGDTHSSTASGFSSGASSGDLPQVVLSSPSSEWAPTESTAGAEEARSGAELSETPGDIYGTPHPVLAPAGLAAPPTAASPVSVQTPGTAEGTHSVEGGLNPCEPSPCGAASCTVEDGVAVCHEVDVCHPNPCANGATCVESADSYKCLCLPSYGGERCEIDEQQCEDGWTKFQGNCYLHFSDREVWLDAEQRCRDLNAHLVSIITPEEQDFVNSNAQDYQWIGLNDKTVENDFRWTDGTPLQYENWRPNQPDNYFNSGEDCVVMIWHENGQWNDVPCNYHLPFTCKKGPVSCGSPPEVENAHMFGNKREEYPVNSIIRYQCNPGFTQRHPPVVRCKADGQWEKPQVECTDVKARRRRQRRSSRSPGASSKQVDLPF; translated from the exons ATGAGGTGGATCGTgttgctgtctgtgtgtctacaTGTCATCTCTGCGACGTTTGATTACATCTATGAGGAGCACTCCTTTATGG ACCCGGAGGATGTGCTGAGTGTGAGCATTCCCCTGGAGGAACCACAGCGACCTCTACTGGGAGCAACCATCGTACTGCCATGTTACTTTGAG GACCACACTGTCCCAGACCCCGGAGCCCCCACCATCGCTCCCCTCGCTCATCGCATCAAATGGAGCCTCGTcaccaaagaaaaagtcacGACTATCCTGGTGGCCTTGGAAGGAGAGGTGCGCATCAGTGAGAGCTACCTGGACAGAGTTCACCTGGTGGGATACCCCATGACCTCTACAGACGCCAGCATCAAGATATCTGAGCTGAGGTCCAGTGACTCGGGGGTCTTCCGCTGTGAGGTTCAGCACGGCATCGAGGACAGCCACGACACCGTCCACGTGCAGGTTCAAG GTATTGTGTTCCACTACCGGGCCATCATGGGACGCTACAGTTTGACTTTTGAGAAGGCGACAGCAGCATGTGCACAGAACAATGCGGTCATGGCTTCACCTGAGCAGCTTCAAGCAGCCTACGATGATGGATTCCACCAGTGTGACGCCGGCTGGCTGTCTGACCACACAGTCAG GTACCCGATCCGTGATCCGCGTGTGAACTGCTATGGTGACAAAGAGGATCTGCCCGGGGTCAGGACGTATGGAGTGAGAGACCTCAATGAGACGTATGATGTCTACTGCTTCGCTGAGAAGATGACAG GCAGAGTTTTCTACACCGCCTCAGCAGAAAAGTTCACCTTCTCTGAAGCCGTGGTGGCCTGCTCCAATCAGGGAGCTCAGCTAGCCTCCACAGGTCAGCTCTACCTGGCCTGGCAGGGCGGGATGGACGTCTGTAACGCCGGCTGGCTGGGAGACAGGAGCGTCCGCTACCCCATCAACATCCGTCGGCCGCAGTGTGGAGGGGGGCTGCTGGGGGTGCGAACTGTTTACCTCCACACCAACCAGACAGGATACCCACTTCCTGAATCCCGCTATGACGCCTTCTGCTACACAG AGTCCCCTGATGAGGAAGGTTCGGGCATCATAGAGGAAGGAAGTGGCGTGCTGAGTGTTACGGCGGTGACGCAGAGCCCAGAGGTATTCTTCAGGAGGACGACCACAGAGAGTGAGGCGATCGGAGAGGTGGAGACTCAGCAGCCGACGGTGGTGGACTTCACCTACACAGAGAGCCCTACTGAGCTGCCGCTGCCTCAGCCACCAAACGTCACTGAGATCATCACTGACCTGATCGAGGCAGCCACCGCCCGGCCCGACACAGGCAGAGAGCTCAGCAGAGCCTTTGTGATTCCTCCCACTG GTGTGGTCTTCCATTACCGCTCAGGCTCAGGCCGTTATGCCTTCACCTTCGTGGAGGCCCAGCTGGCCTGTCAGAGTGTCGGAGCCTCCATGGCCACGCCAGAGCAGCTGCAGGCGGCATATAAGGCTGGATATCACCAGTGTGACGCAGGATGGTTACTGGACCAGACCGTAAG GTATCCCATTGTTTCACCTCGAGAGAAGTGTGCTGGAGATCTGGGTGAGCAACCTGGAGTTCGGTCCTACGGTTTGAGGCCAGCAGATGAGAAATATGATGTGTACTGCTACATCGATGGGCTCAAAG GTGAGGTTTTCCATGTGGGCTCTGCTGAGGGTTTCACCTATGATGAGGCTGCTTCCAGTTGTCACGAGCAGAACGCTGTACTGGCCTCCCCTGGAGAGCTCTACGTAGCCTGGAAAATGGGCTTTGACAAGTGCCGCACCGGCTGGCTAGTGGATGGCAGCGTCCGCTATCCTATCAACAACCCTCGCACTGAGTGTGGGTCCGGGAGATCAGGAGTGCACACTGTGCACGCTCACAACAACCAGACAGGCTTTCCTGGGCTTAACGACAGATTTGATGCGTACTGTTTCAGAG CTGATATTCAGCTTATTGCAAATGAAACTGGACTGAACATCACGGATATCGAGGAGGCTCTCCTTAACTTAACATCAATTACTGATTTGCTGAGACCCG CTGTTCCTTCCATTGTCTCACCCATCCCTGTGGAGACTTCGGGATCTGGCTCAGGCTCTGCAGACTTTGGCTCAGGCTCTGCGGTTGATGGTTTCTCTGGAGGTCCTTCTGGGGACTTATGTGGTTCTGGGGACTTGTCTGCCTCTGGAGACCTGGCCGGCAGTGCAAGTGCTGAGCTGCCCAGTGGATCATCAGGTCTCGGCAGCGCAGATGCTTCTGGATCAGCTGTCAGTGGAGAAGGATCCGGCATCACTGTTGTTTTTTCGGGCATCGACAGCATTGTCTCTGGAGAGGGCTCCGCTTCAGGAGGATTCCAAGAAGTTGGAGAGGGAAGCGCAGAGATCCTTATCTTCCCCTCATCTGGAGCAGGCTCTGGAGTTCTCAGTGGTAGCGGGGACGTGTCTGGATCTGGTTTCGGCTCTGCAGAGAGCGGCTCCTCCACAGACAGCTCTGGGGGAAGTGGACAGTTTGTGGACTTTTCTGGGTTCAGTGGTTTCCCATCAGGATTCTCCTCAGGAAGTGCCAGCGGACAGTCAGGAGACCTTTCAGGAAGTGGAGACACTCAGATCTTATTGATAGATGGTGAACTGATCGATGCATCGTCCACCCCCACCACCCATAGGGAGTACGAGCTTGGTGGAGGCCAACTGGCATTCAGTGGCTCTGGAGACTTTTCTGGATCTGGGTTTCCCAGTGGCGATCTCAGCGGTTCAGCCTCTGGAAGTGGTTTTGGGTTCACCTCAGGTGTGACCTTTGTTGGGTCAGGGTTAACTGAGCTTACAGTGTCATCCTCTGGAGAGCAGGAGGCCTCTGGGTTTTTACTCTACAGCTCCGGGCAGGGAAGTGGTACACATTTGTCCGGATTTGGAAGCGAAACTTTCATCTCTGGGTCTGGATCAGGAATGTCTGGATCTGAGTCCTCAGCGAGCGGAGAAGAAAGTAGTGTTACGTTCTTGAGCGGGGATTTTTTGACAGAGGCATCTGGAGACGCTACACTGTCTATGGAGCTCGGACAGGGGTCAGTAGAGTACAGTGGAGAAGGAAGTGGTAGCAGCAGTGGCTTCTACTCTGGCAGCGgagacacacactcatccaCAGCCAGCGGCTTTTCTTCAGGCGCTTCCTCTGGAGATCTGCCACAGGTGGTGCTGTCCTCTCCATCCAGTGAGTGGGCACCGACAGAGAGCACCGCAGGAGCAGAGGAGGCCCGTAGTGGGGCTGAACTGTCAGAGACCCCTGGTGACATCTATGGGACTCCTCACCCTGTGCTCGCTCCTGCAGGACTGGCTGCTCCTCCCACTGCAGCTTCACCAGTCTCTGTACAGACACCAGGCACTGCTGAAGGAACTCACTCAGTGGAGG GTGGTTTAAACCCATGTGAGCCCAGCCCCTGTGGTGCTGCCTCATGCACAGTAGAGGATGGTGTTGCTGTCTGCCACG AGGTAGATGTGTGCCATCCCAACCCTTGTGCCAATGGAGCCACCTGTGTGGAGAGTGCAGACTCTTACAAATGCTTATGCCTGCCCAGCTACGGAGGGGAACGCTGTGAGATCG ATGAGCAGCAGTGTGAAGACGGTTGGACTAAGTTTCAGGGGAACTGCTACCTGCACTTCTCTGACAGAGAGGTGTGGCTGGACGCAGAGCAGCGCTGCCGGGACCTGAACGCCCACCTGGTCAGCATCATCACCCCTGAGGAGCAGGACTTTGTCAACT CTAACGCACAGGACTACCAGTGGATCGGGCTGAATGATAAGACAGTAGAGAATGACTTCCGCTGGACAGACGGCACTCCTCTG